A genomic stretch from Streptomyces sp. QL37 includes:
- a CDS encoding NADH-quinone oxidoreductase subunit D, with the protein MTTPHSHPSPGHHPSSGPSGTPLSDARSTTEGTVYTVTGGDWDEVVESAAKSDDERIIVNMGPQHPSTHGVLRLILEIDGETVTEARCGIGYLHTGIEKNLEFRNWTQGTTFVTRMDYLTPFFNEAAYCLGVEKLLGIEDQIPDRATVLRVLLMELNRISSHLVCVATGGMELGATTIMIYGFRDRELVLDLFELITGLRMNHAFIRPGGLAQDLPMGAIDRLREFVKTMKKNLPEYDKLATGNPIFKARMQDVGYLDLTGCMALGATGPILRSAGLPHDLRKTDPYCGYETYDFDVPTADTCDAYGRFLIRLEEMRQSLRIVEQCLERLEPGPVMVADKKIAWPAQLALGPDGLGNSLDHIKKIMGTSMEALIHHFKLVTEGFRVPAGQTYTAIESPKGELGVHVVSDGGTRPFRVHFRDPSFTNLQAMAAMCEGGQVADVIVAVASIDPVMGGVDR; encoded by the coding sequence ATGACCACTCCCCACTCCCACCCGTCGCCCGGCCACCACCCCTCATCGGGTCCCTCCGGGACGCCCCTTTCCGACGCCCGCTCCACGACCGAGGGGACTGTATATACAGTCACCGGCGGCGACTGGGACGAGGTCGTCGAGTCCGCCGCGAAGTCGGACGACGAACGCATCATCGTCAACATGGGTCCCCAGCACCCGTCCACGCACGGCGTGCTGCGGCTCATCCTGGAGATCGACGGCGAGACCGTCACCGAGGCCCGCTGCGGCATCGGCTACCTCCACACCGGCATCGAGAAGAACCTCGAATTCCGGAACTGGACGCAGGGCACCACCTTCGTCACCCGCATGGACTACCTGACTCCGTTCTTCAACGAGGCCGCGTACTGCCTCGGGGTCGAGAAGCTCCTCGGCATCGAGGACCAGATCCCGGACCGGGCCACCGTCCTGCGGGTGCTCCTGATGGAGCTCAACCGGATCTCCTCGCACCTGGTGTGCGTCGCCACCGGTGGCATGGAGCTCGGCGCCACGACGATCATGATCTACGGCTTCCGCGATCGTGAACTCGTTCTCGATCTCTTCGAGCTGATCACCGGCCTCCGCATGAACCACGCGTTCATCCGCCCCGGCGGCCTGGCCCAGGACCTGCCCATGGGCGCGATCGACCGGCTCCGCGAGTTCGTGAAGACCATGAAGAAGAACCTGCCGGAGTACGACAAGCTCGCGACCGGCAACCCCATCTTCAAGGCCCGTATGCAGGACGTCGGCTATCTCGACCTGACCGGCTGCATGGCGCTCGGCGCCACCGGCCCGATCCTCAGGTCCGCCGGACTCCCGCACGACCTGCGCAAGACCGATCCGTACTGCGGCTACGAGACCTACGACTTCGACGTGCCCACCGCGGACACCTGCGACGCCTACGGCCGCTTCCTCATCCGGCTGGAGGAGATGCGCCAGTCGCTGAGGATCGTCGAGCAGTGCCTGGAACGGCTGGAGCCCGGACCGGTCATGGTCGCCGACAAGAAGATCGCCTGGCCCGCGCAGCTCGCGCTGGGACCCGACGGACTCGGCAACTCGCTCGACCACATCAAGAAGATCATGGGCACCTCCATGGAGGCCCTGATCCACCACTTCAAGCTGGTGACCGAGGGCTTCCGGGTCCCGGCCGGGCAGACGTACACCGCCATAGAGTCCCCCAAGGGCGAACTCGGCGTGCACGTCGTCTCGGACGGCGGCACGCGCCCCTTCCGGGTCCACTTCCGCGACCCGTCCTTCACCAATCTGCAGGCCATGGCGGCGATGTGCGAGGGCGGCCAGGTCGCCGACGTCATCGTCGCCGTCGCGTCCATCGACCCCGTGATGGGAGGCGTCGACCGGTGA
- the nuoE gene encoding NADH-quinone oxidoreductase subunit NuoE translates to MPQLPAPAYPAEVLTRLEADAKEVIARYPGSRSALLPLLHLVQSEEGYVSRTGMAFCADQLGLTTAEVTAVATFYTMYRRRPSGEYQVGVCTNTLCAVMGGDAIFDRLKDHLGVGNDETTEDGKVTLEHIECNAACDFAPVVMVNWEFFDNQTPESATRLVDDLIAGRTVEPTRGAPLCTYKETARILAGFPDERPGAVEASGGAGEASLVGLRLARGEGAPHARVVGQRGETPRDAQPEKGAEHLSSHDAPQQTSASDPEHPAGPAAEEGE, encoded by the coding sequence ATGCCGCAGCTCCCCGCCCCCGCCTACCCGGCCGAGGTGCTCACCCGGCTCGAAGCGGACGCGAAGGAGGTGATCGCCCGCTACCCCGGCAGCCGCTCCGCCCTCCTGCCGCTGCTGCACCTGGTGCAGTCGGAGGAGGGGTACGTCTCCCGGACGGGCATGGCCTTCTGCGCCGACCAGCTCGGACTCACCACCGCCGAGGTCACCGCGGTCGCCACCTTCTACACGATGTACCGCCGCCGGCCGAGCGGTGAGTACCAGGTCGGCGTCTGCACCAACACCCTGTGCGCGGTCATGGGCGGGGACGCCATCTTCGACCGGCTCAAGGACCACCTGGGCGTCGGCAACGACGAGACGACCGAGGACGGCAAGGTCACCCTCGAACACATCGAGTGCAACGCGGCCTGCGACTTCGCGCCCGTCGTGATGGTCAACTGGGAGTTCTTCGACAACCAGACGCCGGAGAGCGCGACGCGACTCGTCGACGACCTGATCGCCGGCCGCACCGTCGAGCCCACCCGGGGCGCTCCCCTCTGTACGTACAAGGAGACCGCCCGGATCCTGGCCGGCTTCCCCGACGAACGCCCCGGCGCCGTCGAGGCGAGCGGCGGAGCGGGCGAGGCCTCCCTGGTCGGTCTGAGGCTGGCCAGGGGCGAGGGCGCACCGCACGCGCGCGTCGTCGGACAGAGGGGCGAGACGCCCCGGGACGCACAGCCGGAGAAGGGCGCCGAGCACCTCAGCTCGCACGACGCACCGCAGCAGACCTCGGCCTCCGACCCGGAGCACCCGGCCGGGCCCGCCGCCGAGGAGGGGGAGTGA
- the nuoF gene encoding NADH-quinone oxidoreductase subunit NuoF, with protein MTLAAEIDKNGTSPEKLLAPVLSSFWDEPESWTLDTYHRHDGYEGLRKALAMEPDDLIAYVKDSGLRGRGGAGFPTGMKWQFIPQGDGKPHYLVVNADESEPGTCKDIPLLFANPHSLIEGIVIACYAIRSSHAFIYLRGEVVPVLRRLHEAVREAYEAGYLGTDILGSGLDLELTVHAGAGAYICGEETALLDSLEGRRGQPRLRPPFPAVAGLYACPTVVNNVESIASVPAILNKGKDWFKSMGSEKSPGFTLYSLSGHVTSPGQYEAPLGITLRQLLDMSGGIRAGHRLKFWTPGGSSTPMFTDEHLDVPLDYEGVGAAGSMLGTKALQCFDETTCVVRAVTRWTEFYAHESCGKCTPCREGTYWLVQLLRDIEAGKGQMSDLDKLNDIADNINGKSFCALGDGAASPIFSSLKYFREEYEQHITGKGCPFDPARSTLWADDKDDKNAHRGVNA; from the coding sequence ATGACCTTGGCAGCCGAGATCGACAAGAACGGGACCAGCCCGGAGAAGCTCCTGGCCCCCGTCCTCTCCTCCTTCTGGGACGAGCCGGAGTCCTGGACGCTGGACACCTACCACCGCCACGACGGCTACGAGGGTCTGCGCAAGGCCCTGGCCATGGAGCCCGACGACCTCATCGCGTACGTCAAGGACTCCGGTCTGCGCGGACGCGGGGGCGCGGGCTTCCCCACCGGGATGAAGTGGCAGTTCATCCCGCAGGGCGACGGCAAGCCGCACTACCTCGTGGTCAACGCCGACGAGTCGGAGCCCGGGACCTGCAAGGACATCCCGCTCCTCTTCGCGAACCCGCACAGCCTCATCGAGGGCATCGTGATCGCCTGTTACGCGATCCGCTCCTCCCACGCCTTCATCTATCTGCGAGGCGAGGTCGTCCCCGTACTGCGGCGGCTGCACGAGGCCGTGCGCGAGGCGTACGAGGCGGGCTACCTGGGGACCGACATCCTGGGTTCCGGCCTCGACCTGGAACTCACGGTCCACGCGGGCGCCGGTGCGTACATCTGCGGTGAGGAGACCGCGCTGCTCGACTCGCTCGAAGGACGGCGCGGCCAGCCCCGGCTGCGGCCCCCCTTCCCCGCGGTCGCCGGTCTGTACGCCTGCCCCACCGTCGTGAACAACGTCGAGTCCATCGCCTCGGTTCCCGCGATCCTGAACAAGGGCAAGGACTGGTTCAAGTCGATGGGCAGCGAGAAGTCCCCGGGCTTCACGCTGTACTCGCTCAGCGGGCACGTCACCAGCCCCGGCCAGTACGAGGCCCCGCTCGGCATCACGCTGCGGCAGCTGCTCGACATGAGCGGCGGCATCCGGGCCGGGCACCGCCTGAAGTTCTGGACGCCCGGCGGCTCCTCCACCCCGATGTTCACGGACGAACACCTCGACGTCCCCCTGGACTACGAGGGCGTCGGCGCCGCCGGATCCATGCTCGGCACCAAGGCGTTGCAGTGCTTCGACGAGACCACCTGCGTGGTGCGCGCCGTCACCCGCTGGACCGAGTTCTACGCCCATGAGTCCTGCGGCAAGTGCACGCCGTGCCGTGAGGGGACGTACTGGCTGGTCCAGCTGCTCCGCGACATCGAGGCAGGCAAGGGACAGATGTCCGACCTCGACAAGCTCAACGACATCGCCGACAACATCAACGGCAAGTCGTTCTGCGCACTCGGCGACGGCGCCGCCTCGCCGATCTTCTCCTCGCTGAAGTACTTCCGCGAGGAGTACGAGCAGCACATCACCGGCAAGGGCTGCCCCTTCGACCCGGCCAGGTCGACCCTCTGGGCCGACGACAAGGACGACAAGAACGCTCACCGGGGGGTGAACGCATGA
- a CDS encoding NADH-quinone oxidoreductase subunit G: protein MTVTTSAPSGGGEAAVPPEDLVTLTIDGIEISVPKGTLVIRAAELLGIEIPRFCDHPLLDPAGACRQCIVEVEGQRKPMASCTITCTDGMVVKSQITSPVAEKAQKGVMELLLINHPLDCPVCDKGGECPLQNQAMSHGGADSRFDGKKRTFEKPVPISTQVLLDRERCVLCARCTRFSNQVAGDPMIELIERGALQQVGTGEGDPFESYFSGNTIQICPVGALTSAAYRFRSRPFDLVSTPSVCEHCAGGCATRTDHRRGKVMRRLAANDPEVNEEWLCDKGRFGFRYAQQRDRLTTPLVRNAEGVLEPASWPEALEAAAAGLSGARGRTGVLTGGRLTVEDAYAYSKFARVALDTNDIDFRARVHSGEEADFLAARVAGRGRDLDGSGVTYTALEKAPAVLLAGFESEEEAPGVFLRLRKAFRKHGQRTFALASHTSRGLEKAGGTLLPAAPGTETEWLDALAGGVGLEAEGAAAAEALRGEGSVIVVGERLAAVPGGLTAALRTATATGAALVWIPRRAGERGALEAGALPSLLPGGRPATDPRAREEVASVWGVAELPARFGRDTGQIVEAAATGELGALLVAGVDPEDLPDPARAIEALDEVGFLVSLELRPGAVTERADVVLPVAAVAEKPGSFLNWEGRARMFEAALKPEQLPRTLCPTDARVLHMLADALDVHLGLPDLRAARRELDRLGGRQGGYADDPRATSRPVPRPGDGEAVLAGHRMLLDRGRLQEGDDALAGTRHAAVARLSPATAAESGVKDGDLLAVTGPAGTTELPLVVTEMPDRVVWVPLNSVGRGVPADTGAQPGGLVRIGPAAPGSHVVTTEVGE from the coding sequence ATGACAGTCACCACGAGTGCGCCCTCCGGGGGCGGCGAGGCGGCCGTTCCGCCCGAGGACCTCGTCACGCTCACGATCGACGGCATCGAGATCAGCGTCCCCAAGGGAACCCTGGTCATCCGCGCCGCCGAGCTCCTGGGCATCGAGATCCCGCGCTTCTGCGACCACCCGCTCCTCGACCCGGCCGGCGCCTGCCGGCAGTGCATCGTCGAGGTCGAGGGCCAGCGGAAGCCGATGGCCTCCTGCACCATCACGTGCACCGACGGCATGGTCGTGAAGTCGCAGATCACCTCGCCCGTCGCGGAGAAGGCCCAGAAGGGGGTGATGGAGCTCCTGCTCATCAACCACCCGCTGGACTGCCCGGTCTGCGACAAGGGCGGCGAGTGCCCCCTGCAGAACCAGGCGATGTCGCACGGCGGCGCCGACTCCCGCTTCGACGGGAAGAAGCGCACCTTCGAGAAGCCCGTCCCCATCTCCACCCAGGTGCTCCTGGACCGCGAGCGGTGCGTGCTCTGCGCGCGCTGCACCCGGTTCTCCAACCAGGTGGCGGGTGACCCGATGATCGAGCTGATCGAGCGCGGCGCGCTCCAGCAGGTCGGTACGGGCGAGGGCGACCCCTTCGAGTCGTACTTCTCCGGGAACACCATCCAGATCTGCCCGGTCGGGGCCCTGACCTCGGCGGCGTACCGCTTCCGCTCACGGCCCTTCGACCTGGTGTCGACGCCCTCGGTGTGCGAGCACTGCGCCGGCGGCTGCGCCACCCGGACCGACCACCGGCGCGGCAAGGTCATGCGGCGGCTCGCCGCCAACGACCCCGAGGTCAACGAGGAGTGGCTCTGCGACAAGGGCCGCTTCGGCTTCCGCTACGCCCAGCAGCGCGACCGGCTCACCACGCCGCTCGTACGCAACGCGGAGGGTGTGCTGGAGCCGGCGAGCTGGCCGGAGGCGCTGGAAGCCGCGGCGGCCGGACTCTCGGGTGCGCGCGGCAGGACCGGCGTGCTCACCGGAGGACGGCTGACCGTCGAGGACGCCTACGCGTACAGCAAGTTCGCGCGGGTCGCCCTCGACACCAACGACATCGACTTCCGGGCCCGCGTCCACAGCGGGGAGGAAGCCGACTTCCTCGCCGCGCGGGTGGCCGGGCGCGGCCGAGACCTGGACGGCAGCGGGGTCACCTACACCGCGCTGGAGAAGGCGCCGGCCGTTCTGCTGGCCGGCTTCGAGTCCGAGGAGGAGGCGCCCGGCGTCTTCCTGCGGCTCCGCAAGGCCTTCCGCAAGCACGGGCAGCGGACGTTCGCACTCGCCTCGCACACCAGCCGGGGCCTGGAGAAGGCGGGCGGCACCCTGCTCCCCGCGGCTCCCGGCACCGAGACCGAGTGGCTGGACGCCCTCGCGGGCGGGGTCGGCCTGGAGGCCGAAGGCGCGGCGGCGGCCGAGGCGCTGCGCGGCGAAGGCTCCGTGATCGTGGTGGGCGAGCGGCTCGCCGCGGTGCCCGGCGGACTGACCGCCGCCCTGCGCACCGCCACGGCGACCGGCGCCGCACTGGTGTGGATCCCGCGCCGGGCCGGCGAACGCGGTGCGCTGGAGGCGGGCGCGCTCCCGTCCCTGCTGCCCGGCGGCCGCCCCGCGACGGACCCCAGGGCCAGGGAGGAGGTGGCGTCCGTCTGGGGCGTCGCCGAACTGCCCGCCCGCTTCGGCCGCGACACCGGCCAGATCGTGGAGGCAGCCGCCACCGGTGAGCTGGGCGCGCTGCTGGTCGCGGGCGTCGACCCCGAGGACCTGCCGGACCCGGCCCGCGCGATCGAGGCGCTGGACGAGGTCGGTTTCCTCGTCTCGCTGGAGCTGAGGCCCGGCGCGGTGACCGAGCGCGCCGACGTGGTGCTCCCGGTCGCCGCCGTCGCGGAGAAGCCCGGCAGCTTCCTCAACTGGGAGGGCAGGGCGCGGATGTTCGAGGCCGCGCTGAAGCCCGAGCAGCTGCCGAGGACGCTCTGCCCGACCGACGCTCGGGTGCTGCACATGCTGGCCGACGCCCTCGACGTCCACCTCGGACTGCCCGACCTGAGGGCGGCCCGCCGCGAACTAGACCGTCTCGGCGGCCGGCAGGGCGGCTACGCCGACGACCCGCGGGCGACGTCCCGCCCGGTGCCCCGGCCCGGAGACGGCGAGGCGGTCCTCGCGGGCCACCGGATGCTGCTCGACCGGGGCCGGCTCCAGGAGGGCGACGACGCGCTGGCCGGTACCCGGCACGCGGCCGTCGCCCGGCTCTCCCCGGCCACCGCCGCCGAATCAGGGGTGAAGGACGGCGATCTGCTGGCCGTCACCGGACCCGCGGGCACCACCGAACTCCCGCTGGTGGTCACCGAGATGCCGGACCGGGTGGTCTGGGTGCCGCTCAACTCCGTCGGCCGGGGCGTCCCCGCCGACACCGGCGCCCAGCCGGGCGGACTCGTCCGGATCGGTCCGGCCGCCCCGGGCTCCCACGTCGTGACTACGGAGGTAGGAGAGTGA
- the nuoH gene encoding NADH-quinone oxidoreductase subunit NuoH, with protein MTGLAQLAAAPQGTVLAAEDLSMFGTDPWWLVVVKAVFCFAFLMVTVLFSIVWERKVVAWMQLRIGPNRHGPWGMLQSLADGIKLMLKEDVVVKRADKVVYILAPIVAAAPAFMAIAVIPFGPSGNEVSIFGHRTTMQLTDLPIAMLYILAVASVGIYGIVLAGWSSGSTYPLLGGLRSCAQMISYEIAMGAAFASVFLYSGSMSTSEIVAAQEDRWFVLLLPVSFIIYIITMVGETNRAPFDMPESEGDLVGGFNTEYSSIKFAMFMLAEYVNMVTVSAVSVTLFLGGWRAPYPVSTFWEGANHGWWPMLWFVIKVQLLLFFFIWLRGTLPRVRYDQLMKLGWKVLIPVSVVWLMLVATVRALNNEGYDYSKILLYVAGAVIAVLLISFVADMFRDRKAKAAEEAAGPEPAFDPMAGGYPVPPLPGQSLPPVPRRRPRRERELVVSGGPDTRSDDQVGAGSSSDGREADGV; from the coding sequence GTGACCGGCCTCGCCCAACTCGCCGCGGCACCGCAGGGCACCGTCCTCGCCGCCGAGGACCTCTCGATGTTCGGCACCGACCCCTGGTGGCTGGTCGTCGTCAAGGCGGTGTTCTGCTTCGCCTTCCTGATGGTGACCGTGCTGTTCTCCATCGTGTGGGAGCGCAAGGTCGTCGCCTGGATGCAGCTGCGCATCGGTCCCAACCGGCACGGCCCCTGGGGCATGCTCCAGTCGCTCGCCGACGGCATCAAGCTGATGCTCAAGGAAGACGTCGTCGTCAAGCGGGCCGACAAGGTCGTCTACATCCTGGCCCCGATCGTGGCCGCCGCACCGGCGTTCATGGCGATCGCGGTGATCCCGTTCGGCCCGTCCGGCAACGAGGTCTCGATCTTCGGCCACCGTACGACGATGCAGCTGACCGACCTGCCGATCGCGATGCTGTACATCCTCGCGGTCGCGTCCGTCGGCATCTACGGCATCGTGCTGGCCGGCTGGTCCTCCGGATCGACGTACCCGCTGCTCGGTGGTCTGCGCTCCTGCGCCCAGATGATCAGCTACGAGATCGCGATGGGCGCCGCGTTCGCCTCGGTGTTCCTCTACTCGGGCTCGATGTCGACGTCGGAGATCGTGGCCGCGCAGGAGGACCGCTGGTTCGTCCTGCTGCTGCCGGTCTCCTTCATCATCTACATCATCACGATGGTCGGTGAGACCAACCGCGCCCCGTTCGACATGCCGGAGTCCGAGGGCGACCTGGTCGGCGGCTTCAACACCGAGTACTCCTCGATCAAGTTCGCGATGTTCATGCTCGCCGAGTACGTCAACATGGTCACCGTCTCCGCGGTCTCCGTGACCCTCTTCCTGGGCGGCTGGCGGGCTCCGTACCCGGTCAGCACCTTCTGGGAGGGCGCGAACCACGGCTGGTGGCCGATGCTCTGGTTCGTCATCAAGGTGCAACTGCTCCTCTTCTTCTTCATCTGGCTGCGCGGCACCCTGCCCCGCGTCCGCTACGACCAGCTGATGAAGCTCGGCTGGAAGGTCCTGATCCCGGTCTCGGTGGTCTGGCTGATGCTGGTCGCAACCGTGAGGGCGCTGAACAACGAGGGCTACGACTACTCGAAGATCCTGCTGTACGTCGCCGGAGCCGTGATCGCGGTCCTGCTGATCTCCTTCGTCGCCGACATGTTCCGCGACCGGAAGGCCAAGGCCGCCGAGGAGGCGGCCGGACCGGAGCCCGCGTTCGACCCGATGGCGGGCGGATATCCCGTGCCGCCGCTGCCGGGGCAGTCCCTGCCGCCGGTGCCGCGCCGCAGGCCGCGACGCGAGCGGGAGCTCGTTGTCAGTGGCGGGCCGGATACTCGGAGTGACGACCAGGTGGGTGCCGGAAGTTCGAGCGACGGAAGGGAGGCTGACGGTGTCTGA
- the nuoI gene encoding NADH-quinone oxidoreductase subunit NuoI, with amino-acid sequence MSESSEPSGEKFQNPVAGFGVTFKAMFKKRLTEQYPETQKVTAPRFHGRHQLNRHPDGLEKCVGCELCAWACPADAIYVEGADNTDEERYSPGERYGRVYQINYARCILCGLCIEACPTRALTMTNDFELANTTRESLIYTKDELLAGLEDGMVDSPHAIFPGMDEQDYYRGLVTEAAPGTERQVAVSKGEADKEVDA; translated from the coding sequence GTGTCTGAGTCATCAGAACCCTCAGGGGAGAAGTTCCAGAATCCTGTGGCCGGCTTCGGCGTGACCTTCAAGGCCATGTTCAAGAAGCGGCTCACGGAGCAGTACCCGGAAACGCAGAAGGTGACAGCGCCGCGCTTCCACGGCCGGCACCAGCTCAACCGCCACCCGGACGGGCTGGAGAAGTGCGTCGGCTGCGAGCTCTGCGCCTGGGCGTGTCCGGCGGACGCGATCTACGTGGAGGGCGCGGACAACACGGACGAGGAGCGCTACTCCCCGGGAGAGCGTTACGGCCGCGTCTACCAGATCAACTACGCACGCTGCATCCTGTGCGGGCTCTGCATCGAGGCGTGCCCCACCCGGGCACTGACCATGACCAACGACTTCGAGCTCGCCAACACCACCCGCGAGAGCCTCATCTACACCAAGGACGAGCTGCTCGCGGGGCTCGAGGACGGCATGGTCGACAGCCCGCACGCGATCTTCCCCGGCATGGACGAACAGGACTACTACCGCGGTCTGGTGACCGAGGCCGCTCCCGGCACGGAGCGCCAGGTCGCCGTCTCCAAGGGAGAAGCGGACAAGGAGGTGGACGCATGA
- a CDS encoding NADH-quinone oxidoreductase subunit J, which translates to MTSTLAAAATATSTGEAVQFWILGTVAVIGALSTVLMKKAVHSALSLAGTMIVLAVFYLANGAYFLGIVQVVVYTGAIMMLFLFVVMLVGVTAADSLKETLKGQRWLAAACGLGFGILLIAGIGQASLTSFNGLGAANARHGGNVEGLANLIFTKYVFAFEITGALLITATVGAMLLTHRERTERAKTQRELSQERVRGSHLPPLPAPGVYARHNAVDIAGLLPDGTPSELTVMQTLRQRGQIRDVSSESLADLKALEQRSGERLGRDRGPARDQVEEEEEVAK; encoded by the coding sequence ATGACCTCCACCCTGGCCGCAGCGGCCACCGCCACCTCGACCGGCGAGGCCGTCCAGTTCTGGATCCTCGGCACCGTCGCCGTCATCGGCGCCCTCTCCACCGTCCTGATGAAGAAGGCGGTGCACAGCGCGCTGTCGCTCGCCGGCACCATGATCGTGCTGGCGGTCTTCTACCTCGCCAACGGCGCCTACTTCCTGGGCATCGTCCAGGTGGTCGTCTACACCGGCGCGATCATGATGCTGTTCCTCTTCGTGGTCATGCTCGTCGGCGTCACGGCGGCGGACTCCCTCAAGGAGACGCTGAAGGGCCAGCGCTGGCTGGCCGCCGCCTGCGGACTGGGCTTCGGCATCCTGCTGATCGCCGGCATCGGGCAGGCGTCGCTCACGTCCTTCAACGGTCTGGGAGCGGCGAACGCCCGGCACGGCGGAAACGTCGAGGGCCTCGCCAACCTCATCTTCACCAAGTACGTCTTCGCGTTCGAGATCACCGGGGCCCTGCTCATCACGGCGACCGTCGGCGCGATGCTGCTCACGCACCGCGAGCGCACCGAACGCGCCAAGACACAGCGCGAGCTCTCCCAGGAGCGGGTGCGCGGCAGTCATCTGCCGCCGCTGCCGGCCCCCGGCGTCTACGCCCGGCACAACGCCGTGGACATCGCGGGTCTGCTCCCGGACGGCACCCCGTCCGAGCTCACCGTCATGCAGACGCTGCGGCAGCGCGGCCAGATCCGCGATGTGTCCAGCGAGTCGCTCGCCGACCTCAAGGCGCTGGAACAACGCTCCGGGGAGCGGCTCGGCCGTGACCGCGGACCAGCCCGTGACCAGGTGGAAGAAGAGGAGGAGGTCGCCAAGTGA
- the nuoK gene encoding NADH-quinone oxidoreductase subunit NuoK encodes MNPVNYLYLAALLFTIGASGVLIRRNAIVVFMCVELMLNACNLALVAFSRMHGNLDGQIIAFFTMVVAAAEVVIGLAIIVSLFRSRHSASVDDASLMKL; translated from the coding sequence GTGAATCCCGTCAACTACCTCTACCTCGCGGCCCTTTTGTTCACGATCGGCGCCTCCGGCGTGCTGATCAGGCGGAACGCGATCGTGGTGTTCATGTGCGTCGAGCTCATGCTCAACGCCTGCAACCTCGCGCTCGTCGCGTTCTCCCGGATGCACGGCAACCTCGACGGCCAGATCATCGCGTTCTTCACGATGGTCGTCGCCGCCGCGGAGGTCGTCATCGGGCTCGCGATCATCGTGTCGCTCTTCCGCTCCCGCCACTCGGCCTCGGTCGACGACGCCAGCCTGATGAAGCTGTAA